TTGGGCGCCTTCGGTGGCGGGGCGGCCGGCTACATCGTTCCGTTCCTGTTCGTCCTGACCATCGTCGTGTTCTTCCATGAGCTGGGCCACTTCCTGGTCGCGCGCTGGTGCGGCGTGAAGGTCATGGCTTTCTCGATCGGTTTCGGGCCCGAGATTGTTGGCTTCAACGACCGTTACGGCACCCGCTGGAAGCTGTCGGCCATTCCGCTTGGCGGCTACGTAAAATTCCTCGGCGACGACAACGCTGCGAGCGTGCCCGACCACGAGGCCGCCAAGGCCATGAGCGAAGAGGAGCGCAAGGTTTCCTTCGTCCACAAGCCGGTTGGCCCGCGCGCGGCCGTAGTCGCAGCCGGCCCCATCGCCAACTTCATCCTCGCGATCCTGATTTTCGCCGGCGTCTTCATGGTCGCCGGCAAACAGACCACCACCGCGCGCGTCGATACGATCCAGGACAGCAGCGCCGCCCAGGCTGCCGGGTTCAAGCCAGGCGACCTGGTGCTGTCGATCAACGGCAACAAGATCAGCAGCTTTGCCGATATGCAGCGTATCGTCAGCATCAGCGCGGGCGAGAAGCTCGCGGTTGAGGTCGATCGTGGTGGCGAGCGCGTCCAACTCACCGCCGTACCG
The Pseudolabrys sp. FHR47 genome window above contains:
- the rseP gene encoding RIP metalloprotease RseP, whose translation is MSVFEQLGAFGGGAAGYIVPFLFVLTIVVFFHELGHFLVARWCGVKVMAFSIGFGPEIVGFNDRYGTRWKLSAIPLGGYVKFLGDDNAASVPDHEAAKAMSEEERKVSFVHKPVGPRAAVVAAGPIANFILAILIFAGVFMVAGKQTTTARVDTIQDSSAAQAAGFKPGDLVLSINGNKISSFADMQRIVSISAGEKLAVEVDRGGERVQLTAVPQMREVKDNFGNVHRLGVLGISRSMAPGDIRTETMGPVAALVAGAQETWFVVDRTLSYIGGIFAGRESADQLGGPIRIAQVSGQVATAGFVALLHLTAVLSVSIGLLNLFPIPLLDGGHLLFYAVEAVRGRPLSERAQEVGFRIGLAIVLMLMIFATFNDILHLATS